The following are encoded together in the Leptospira brenneri genome:
- a CDS encoding ATP synthase F0 subunit C, with protein GGSVAESISRQPEAAGKIQLVLYVAAGMIEGAALFAVVIALLIALKLNGSIDKTIGAGATKVEQGQ; from the coding sequence TGGTGGATCAGTGGCAGAAAGCATTAGCCGCCAACCAGAAGCAGCGGGAAAGATCCAACTCGTTCTTTACGTAGCAGCAGGTATGATTGAAGGAGCAGCACTTTTCGCAGTGGTTATCGCTCTTCTTATCGCGCTTAAACTCAATGGCTCAATTGACAAAACAATTGGTGCTGGTGCCACTAAAGTAGAACAAGGACAATAG
- a CDS encoding F0F1 ATP synthase subunit B, producing MVILAASGFNLLKVNPGLVIWTLVTFSVVVFVLKKFAWDKILHALEERASGIQGDINKAETLRVEAEKSLKEYKDQLFKATEEAHKIVDEAKKDAVALRTRLTEEAHNEVKGIKDSALREIDLAKSRALSEMQNQIVEMSVLIASEILEKQLKKEDYASFVEKEIAKLDKLKIK from the coding sequence TTGGTTATCCTCGCGGCTTCCGGCTTCAATTTGCTGAAAGTCAATCCGGGTCTGGTCATCTGGACCCTGGTCACTTTCTCAGTTGTTGTCTTCGTTCTTAAAAAATTTGCATGGGACAAGATCCTTCATGCTCTCGAAGAACGTGCTTCCGGCATCCAAGGCGATATCAACAAAGCAGAAACCCTTCGCGTAGAAGCAGAGAAGTCTTTAAAAGAATACAAAGACCAACTCTTCAAGGCGACGGAAGAAGCTCACAAAATTGTCGATGAAGCTAAAAAAGATGCAGTTGCTCTCCGCACAAGATTGACGGAAGAAGCACACAACGAAGTAAAAGGCATTAAAGACAGTGCACTTCGCGAAATTGATTTAGCGAAAAGCAGAGCTTTATCTGAAATGCAAAACCAAATTGTGGAAATGTCCGTTCTCATCGCGAGTGAGATCTTGGAGAAACAATTAAAGAAGGAAGACTATGCTTCCTTTGTCGAAAAAGAGATCGCAAAACTCGATAAACTTAAAATCAAATGA
- the atpH gene encoding ATP synthase F1 subunit delta, translating to MSLNQISKVYATALLELAQEANSLESTEEELSSLVDVFFSDESIRHYFLSPLVDPSEKERTAEKSVQGKASEIVANFITLVVRKNRFLFLQDILEDYRSGVDRLKNRSSLRIVSKESLGKETIDRITKSISSKFGREVRVTEQTDPTLIGGFKIFIDDFLIDASIRAKLAGIEEALLQKKIPVGAFE from the coding sequence ATGAGTCTGAACCAAATTTCAAAGGTTTACGCAACGGCACTTTTAGAGTTAGCGCAGGAAGCTAACTCACTTGAGTCAACGGAAGAGGAACTTTCATCTTTAGTGGATGTTTTCTTTTCCGATGAGTCAATTCGCCATTATTTCCTTTCTCCGTTAGTTGATCCTTCCGAGAAAGAAAGAACTGCTGAAAAGTCAGTTCAGGGGAAGGCATCAGAAATCGTTGCCAACTTCATTACACTTGTGGTTCGTAAGAATCGCTTTCTATTCCTTCAGGATATTTTGGAAGATTATAGATCAGGAGTGGACAGGCTTAAAAATCGTAGTTCGCTTCGTATTGTTTCCAAAGAGTCTCTCGGTAAAGAAACAATAGATCGAATCACTAAGTCCATCTCTTCCAAATTCGGACGCGAAGTTCGCGTCACTGAACAAACGGATCCAACACTTATCGGTGGATTCAAAATCTTTATAGACGACTTTTTAATCGATGCCTCGATCCGAGCAAAACTTGCCGGAATAGAAGAGGCTCTCCTCCAAAAGAAAATCCCAGTCGGAGCATTTGAATGA
- the atpA gene encoding F0F1 ATP synthase subunit alpha: MKIKTDEVTSVLKQEIKNFKKDLQVEEVGTVLEVGDGIARVYGLTNVMSGELVEFQNGVRGQAFNLEENSVGVVIFGDYIKIEEGFSVKRVGKIFEVPVGPELLGRVLNPLGEVIDGKGPLNAKKTRPVESPAPGIAMRKSVHEPMQTGIKAIDAMIPIGRGQRELIIGDRGTGKTSIAIDTIINQKGKGVICVYVAIGQKASTVASTIEMLREKGALEYTIIVSANASEPAPMLYIAPYSGATMAEYFMYEEGKATLVVYDDLSKQAVAYRQMSLLLRRPPGREAYPGDVFYLHSRLLERAAKLDDKFGGGSMTALPIIETQEGEVSAYIPTNVISITDGQIYLQSNLFASGLRPAVDVGISVSRVGSAAQIKAMKKVAGTLKSDLAQFRDLEAFAQLGTELDPVTQAQLDRGYRVLEILKQPNNSPTPVEEQVISIFAVTKGFMDTIPTAKVREFETYLLKTMREQHQEILEEIRTAKEVKQEAALQKTIKAIVEHFLAKNN, translated from the coding sequence ATGAAAATTAAAACAGACGAAGTAACGTCGGTACTAAAACAAGAAATTAAAAACTTCAAAAAAGACCTTCAAGTTGAAGAAGTTGGAACGGTTCTCGAAGTAGGGGACGGGATTGCGAGAGTTTACGGACTCACTAACGTAATGTCAGGAGAGCTTGTTGAATTCCAAAACGGAGTTCGAGGACAAGCATTCAACTTAGAAGAAAACTCTGTTGGGGTTGTAATCTTCGGTGATTATATTAAGATTGAAGAAGGTTTTTCCGTTAAACGTGTTGGGAAGATCTTCGAAGTTCCGGTAGGACCAGAACTTCTTGGTCGTGTGCTTAACCCTCTTGGGGAAGTCATCGACGGTAAAGGACCACTCAATGCTAAAAAAACAAGACCTGTTGAGTCACCAGCTCCAGGGATTGCAATGAGAAAGTCCGTTCATGAACCAATGCAAACAGGTATCAAAGCAATCGATGCAATGATTCCAATCGGTCGTGGACAAAGAGAGCTTATCATTGGTGACCGAGGAACAGGAAAAACTTCCATCGCAATCGACACCATCATCAACCAAAAAGGAAAAGGTGTGATCTGCGTTTATGTAGCGATTGGACAAAAAGCATCTACTGTTGCTTCCACAATCGAAATGTTACGTGAAAAAGGTGCATTAGAGTATACTATCATCGTATCTGCAAACGCATCGGAACCAGCTCCTATGTTATACATTGCGCCTTACTCTGGTGCGACTATGGCTGAATACTTTATGTATGAAGAAGGCAAAGCAACACTCGTTGTTTATGATGACCTTTCTAAACAAGCCGTAGCTTACAGACAAATGTCACTTTTACTACGCCGCCCACCAGGTCGTGAAGCGTATCCTGGGGACGTATTCTACCTTCACTCTCGCCTACTTGAAAGAGCAGCGAAACTTGATGATAAATTTGGTGGTGGGTCCATGACAGCACTTCCAATCATTGAAACGCAAGAAGGGGAAGTATCAGCATACATTCCTACAAACGTAATCTCCATCACTGACGGTCAGATTTACTTGCAGTCTAACCTTTTTGCATCGGGCCTTCGCCCTGCGGTAGACGTTGGTATTTCTGTATCACGGGTAGGATCTGCAGCACAAATCAAAGCGATGAAAAAAGTAGCGGGAACTCTCAAGTCAGATTTGGCTCAGTTCCGTGACTTAGAAGCATTCGCTCAGTTAGGAACAGAACTAGATCCAGTAACACAAGCTCAGCTTGATCGTGGATACCGAGTTCTTGAAATCTTAAAACAACCAAACAACTCACCAACTCCAGTAGAAGAACAAGTAATCTCCATTTTTGCCGTAACCAAAGGTTTTATGGATACTATCCCTACTGCGAAAGTACGTGAATTTGAAACTTACTTACTCAAGACCATGAGAGAGCAACACCAAGAGATTTTGGAAGAAATCAGAACTGCTAAAGAAGTAAAACAAGAAGCGGCTCTGCAAAAAACAATCAAAGCGATTGTAGAACATTTTCTAGCAAAGAATAACTAA
- the atpG gene encoding ATP synthase F1 subunit gamma, whose amino-acid sequence MATPREIKKRINSVKNTRKITRTMEMVSTAKAKKATNKVNAAKPYADLTRELVSSLSSLAGIIHSPYLRKPDKIRKVAILAIAANRGLCGGFNSNLLRMVKNRIEELKSKGVEVEVHAAGKKAIAFFKFAKVDLVTTHTNIDDKAGSKEANELASYFMERFANESVDSVEIISTHYYSAATQKPEITTVLPLQMEEAGSKGSSGPEVLYEPDPKTILENLLPMVIKTTFVKIILESVASEHIARRVAMKAATDAAGEMIKLLTRGYNRVRQAKITQEISEIVGGAEAIS is encoded by the coding sequence TTGGCGACACCGCGTGAGATAAAAAAGAGGATTAACTCGGTTAAAAACACGAGAAAAATCACTCGAACCATGGAGATGGTCTCCACGGCAAAGGCAAAAAAAGCGACTAACAAAGTGAATGCTGCGAAACCATACGCAGACTTAACTCGTGAGTTAGTTTCTTCTTTGTCTAGCCTTGCGGGTATCATTCACAGCCCTTACTTGAGGAAGCCGGACAAAATCCGAAAAGTTGCTATCCTTGCAATTGCCGCAAACCGTGGGTTATGTGGTGGTTTTAACTCCAACCTACTCCGTATGGTGAAAAATCGTATCGAAGAGTTGAAGTCCAAAGGTGTGGAAGTTGAAGTCCATGCTGCTGGGAAAAAAGCAATCGCTTTCTTTAAATTTGCAAAAGTAGATTTAGTAACAACACATACCAATATCGACGATAAAGCGGGAAGTAAGGAAGCAAACGAACTTGCTTCTTATTTTATGGAACGTTTTGCAAACGAATCGGTGGATTCAGTTGAAATTATTTCCACTCATTACTATTCGGCAGCAACGCAAAAACCTGAGATAACCACTGTGCTTCCATTACAAATGGAAGAGGCTGGATCCAAAGGTTCTTCGGGCCCAGAAGTATTGTATGAGCCAGATCCAAAAACTATTTTGGAAAACCTTCTTCCGATGGTGATCAAAACAACTTTTGTTAAGATCATTTTGGAGTCGGTAGCTTCCGAACACATTGCACGAAGAGTTGCTATGAAAGCGGCAACAGATGCAGCAGGTGAGATGATTAAACTTCTTACTCGCGGTTACAACCGAGTTCGTCAGGCAAAAATTACGCAGGAAATTTCAGAAATCGTAGGGGGAGCGGAAGCCATCTCCTAA
- the atpD gene encoding F0F1 ATP synthase subunit beta produces the protein MNKGKIKQIIGSVLDISFESGNMPEIYNAVEIQSKVNGKDVTITAEVQQHIGDNTVRAISLQSTDGLKRGLEVVDTGVPISVPVGTKTLGRIFNVLGEAIDELGDLPKDVKKMPIHRNAPSYEEIKPKTEIFETGIKVIDLLAPYIKGGKTGLFGGAGVGKTVLIQELINNIAKQHGGYSVFAGVGERTREGNDLWNEMKESGVIDKTVLCFGQMNEPPGARLRIALSALTMAENFRDESGSDILLFVDNIFRFSQAGSEVSALLGRMPSAVGYQPTLSTEMGGLQERITSTVRGSITSVQAIYVPADDLTDPAPATAFAHLDATTTLSRAISEKGIYPAVDPLDSTSRIMNPQIVGEEHYNTAREVQRILQRYKDLQDIIAILGMDELSEDDKILVSRARRLEKFLSQPFHVAEQFTGRPGKYVKLEDTIRSFKGIIEGKYDTLPEQAFYMVGSIDEVIEAAKQLKG, from the coding sequence ATGAATAAAGGTAAAATTAAACAAATCATCGGTTCGGTATTGGACATCAGTTTTGAGTCCGGGAACATGCCTGAGATCTACAATGCCGTAGAGATTCAATCTAAAGTAAACGGCAAAGACGTTACAATTACTGCAGAAGTACAACAGCACATCGGAGACAACACAGTTCGTGCGATCTCCCTTCAATCCACAGACGGATTAAAAAGAGGATTGGAAGTTGTTGATACAGGAGTTCCAATTTCCGTTCCAGTAGGAACAAAAACTCTTGGTCGTATCTTTAACGTGCTCGGTGAGGCAATCGATGAACTCGGTGACCTTCCAAAAGACGTAAAAAAGATGCCAATCCACAGAAACGCACCTTCTTACGAAGAAATTAAACCTAAAACTGAGATCTTTGAAACAGGGATCAAGGTAATCGACCTACTTGCTCCTTATATCAAAGGGGGAAAAACAGGACTATTTGGTGGTGCTGGGGTAGGAAAAACCGTTCTCATCCAGGAGCTAATCAACAACATCGCAAAACAACATGGTGGTTACTCCGTGTTTGCTGGTGTGGGTGAAAGAACTCGTGAAGGAAATGACCTTTGGAACGAGATGAAAGAATCAGGCGTTATTGATAAAACCGTTCTTTGTTTTGGTCAGATGAACGAACCACCAGGTGCTCGTCTTCGTATTGCACTTTCTGCTTTGACTATGGCAGAAAACTTCCGTGATGAATCCGGATCTGATATCCTTCTTTTCGTAGATAACATTTTCCGTTTCTCTCAAGCGGGATCTGAAGTATCGGCCCTTCTTGGTCGTATGCCATCTGCGGTAGGATACCAACCAACTCTTTCCACTGAAATGGGTGGGTTACAAGAACGGATTACCTCAACTGTTCGTGGATCCATCACTTCGGTGCAAGCGATTTACGTTCCTGCCGACGACTTAACGGACCCGGCTCCTGCAACTGCGTTTGCTCACTTAGATGCAACAACGACTCTTTCTCGTGCGATTTCAGAAAAAGGGATTTATCCTGCGGTAGATCCACTGGATTCTACTTCTCGAATCATGAACCCACAAATTGTTGGGGAAGAACACTACAACACAGCGCGTGAAGTACAAAGAATTCTTCAAAGATACAAAGACTTACAAGATATCATTGCAATCCTTGGTATGGACGAACTTTCTGAGGATGACAAAATCCTTGTGTCTCGTGCTCGTCGTTTGGAAAAATTCCTCTCGCAACCGTTCCACGTAGCGGAACAGTTTACAGGTCGACCTGGAAAGTATGTAAAATTGGAAGATACCATCCGTTCCTTCAAAGGAATCATTGAAGGTAAGTATGACACCCTTCCTGAGCAAGCATTCTACATGGTCGGATCGATTGACGAAGTAATCGAAGCGGCGAAACAACTCAAAGGTTAA
- the atpC gene encoding ATP synthase F1 subunit epsilon translates to MSKELTLTVISPDKILYQGKAESVILPGSVGYFGILPGHATLVSQLDFGLIKLHTAGKEFRIAIDGGFCEVKEDQIRVLTEGGDSEDDLSHDHAVELLQEAEALPLSKDKEILLKKAKVRILLHER, encoded by the coding sequence ATGAGTAAAGAACTGACTTTAACAGTCATCTCTCCTGACAAGATCCTTTATCAGGGCAAGGCAGAATCGGTGATTCTGCCAGGTTCTGTGGGTTATTTTGGAATTTTACCAGGCCATGCCACTCTTGTGTCCCAACTCGATTTTGGACTCATCAAATTGCATACGGCTGGAAAGGAATTTCGAATCGCCATTGATGGGGGATTTTGCGAAGTGAAGGAAGACCAAATCAGAGTGCTTACCGAAGGTGGGGATTCTGAGGACGATTTATCTCATGACCACGCTGTGGAACTCCTCCAGGAGGCGGAAGCTCTGCCTCTCTCTAAAGACAAAGAAATTCTTCTAAAGAAAGCAAAAGTTCGTATTTTACTGCACGAACGTTAA
- a CDS encoding GAF domain-containing protein, whose amino-acid sequence MGLLDRAEEIKKTSGSAPSKPSSNIPEKPSLLKKAEQFHEEEVSSIKESVPVLDSDSDWLDDSFPDSLATEIGDLPNPDGEEEFDLSDIPELTDADFGDLADEPWDENPLPHLENDLDDSPNEYEPVSSEDPTAEDTLAEPDLDFDLPSEEDLSPDLVAEPPKPEEPVEETPLSHSTEPEFGDDLIDRDYHDEISEPDAPLPEVNIFDEWENDAKKEAAKQPLRPTKDDPAPIGEDVLFDDESDFGTAPISYHLASKKRIENYQAIFEITKEIASSKEFSDYFDNLVYSLIGQVGCNSVVVLTSTNLKNPKWESVAAQGVSSKDSWYLSPGDEIYSRIVDSETVIYAGEFKSSRLPDREFKLLTEMGSEILVPIRHEEKCFGVLSLGKLINGEEYITDDLEFAKIVGDIAGSVFARVSEFESINDDLVQAKEVIEINESVLRFARDFARVRKMDEAYDLLVENIKTKLGVKQFSFLVLDSETRSDYIVFGSNFILPERTKDFKLSKDSDIVGMVSNVPGVYRLENFREDAELKSIFTNDELGIMNEFTILPIINLNWLVGMIIVHSTGAVWTDTTRDVGVTLLETSAPVFANLLILQEKEALFRNPFNPLEARILSEIEKASQMNTNFTVTLFKIQNVSRMIHLVGAGTFARYADVLRKTMMDHIGELDFFTRVGQGKFAMVLHGKDKEETDVVIKKIKSSFAKKEDAIIGSFRATYRVLNLSYPHDTKDKNQFLEMVEEA is encoded by the coding sequence GTGGGACTTCTCGATAGAGCCGAAGAAATTAAAAAAACTTCGGGTTCCGCGCCTTCAAAACCTTCTTCAAACATTCCCGAAAAACCGTCTTTATTAAAAAAAGCGGAACAGTTTCATGAGGAAGAAGTTTCTTCAATCAAAGAATCTGTTCCCGTCCTTGATTCCGACTCAGATTGGTTAGACGATAGTTTCCCTGATTCACTGGCTACTGAAATTGGCGATTTACCGAATCCAGATGGAGAAGAAGAATTTGATCTCAGCGATATCCCAGAACTTACAGATGCTGATTTTGGTGATTTAGCAGACGAACCTTGGGATGAGAATCCTCTCCCACATTTAGAAAATGATTTAGATGATTCACCAAACGAGTATGAACCTGTTTCGTCTGAAGATCCAACAGCAGAGGATACTCTTGCAGAACCTGACTTGGACTTTGATTTGCCATCGGAAGAGGATTTAAGTCCAGACTTAGTAGCAGAGCCACCAAAACCAGAAGAACCGGTGGAAGAAACACCTCTTTCGCATTCCACAGAACCAGAGTTTGGTGATGATTTGATTGATCGTGATTATCATGATGAAATCTCCGAACCAGATGCTCCTCTTCCGGAAGTGAATATTTTTGATGAGTGGGAGAACGATGCCAAAAAAGAGGCGGCCAAACAACCTCTTCGCCCAACCAAAGATGATCCAGCACCCATTGGAGAAGACGTTCTTTTTGATGATGAATCTGATTTTGGTACAGCACCAATCTCCTACCATTTAGCATCAAAGAAACGTATCGAAAACTATCAGGCAATTTTTGAGATCACTAAAGAAATTGCATCTTCTAAGGAATTTTCCGATTATTTTGATAATCTAGTGTATAGTTTGATTGGTCAGGTGGGTTGTAACTCTGTTGTGGTTCTCACTTCCACAAATCTAAAAAATCCAAAATGGGAATCGGTTGCGGCACAAGGTGTTTCATCCAAGGATTCTTGGTATCTTTCTCCTGGTGATGAGATTTATTCACGCATTGTGGATTCAGAAACTGTTATTTATGCTGGGGAATTTAAATCTTCTCGGTTGCCGGATCGAGAGTTTAAGTTATTAACCGAAATGGGTTCTGAAATTCTTGTACCCATTCGACATGAAGAAAAATGTTTTGGTGTTTTATCTCTTGGAAAACTAATCAACGGAGAAGAATACATCACTGATGATTTGGAATTTGCTAAAATTGTAGGAGATATCGCTGGATCCGTTTTTGCAAGAGTCTCTGAGTTCGAATCCATCAATGATGATTTAGTCCAAGCAAAGGAAGTCATCGAGATCAATGAATCTGTTTTACGTTTTGCTAGGGACTTCGCTCGTGTTCGTAAAATGGATGAAGCTTACGACTTACTCGTTGAAAATATCAAAACAAAGTTAGGTGTAAAACAGTTTTCCTTTTTAGTTTTAGATTCGGAAACTCGTTCTGACTATATTGTATTTGGTTCTAACTTTATATTACCCGAAAGAACCAAAGATTTTAAACTTAGTAAAGATTCTGATATTGTTGGAATGGTTTCCAATGTCCCAGGTGTTTACCGATTAGAAAATTTTCGTGAAGATGCAGAATTAAAATCTATTTTTACAAATGATGAATTGGGAATTATGAATGAGTTCACTATTTTACCAATCATCAATTTAAATTGGCTTGTGGGAATGATCATTGTGCATTCAACGGGTGCTGTTTGGACAGATACAACGAGAGATGTCGGTGTCACTCTTCTTGAAACCTCTGCTCCTGTGTTTGCAAACTTGCTCATTCTTCAGGAAAAAGAAGCTTTATTTAGAAATCCATTCAATCCATTAGAGGCACGAATCTTAAGCGAAATTGAAAAAGCCTCGCAGATGAATACAAACTTCACTGTCACACTTTTCAAAATTCAAAACGTATCCAGAATGATTCATTTGGTAGGAGCAGGGACGTTTGCTCGGTATGCTGATGTTTTGCGTAAAACAATGATGGATCATATTGGAGAACTGGACTTTTTTACTAGAGTGGGACAAGGTAAATTTGCGATGGTTCTTCATGGAAAAGATAAAGAAGAAACCGATGTAGTGATCAAAAAAATCAAATCCTCTTTTGCAAAAAAGGAAGATGCGATCATTGGATCATTTCGAGCAACTTATCGTGTTTTGAATTTATCTTATCCTCATGATACGAAGGACAAAAATCAATTTTTGGAAATGGTTGAAGAAGCCTAA
- a CDS encoding MBOAT family O-acyltransferase — translation MAFGIYFYSQWNINATFLLFFSVIFNYSLAKYLVQVPGKNKRVLFVLGITANLIYLGIFKYFVFVWGLFSDLRIGFGLSGLSWKPEIILPIGISFYTFHNISYLIEVYDEKIPPCKNFFTFAIYDLFFPLLLLGPIERPGNLIPQIESKQFISKENIWNGISLFVWGVFIKSTIADPFSRYVELHAESFETLEPGILWIVAPVIAFQIYADFFGYSLCAMGLAEMMGFRLMNNFKRPFFSSNPSEFWSKWHISLSTWLRDYVYIKLGGNRHGFLRENTNLIVVWFLAGIWHGAGYGFVIWGLYLGLCLILYRIMKHYGLIRFESRLQSFFGIIFTFYSFSLGLLLFRIHSPSDTKLILENLLYPPKLSSLPVMILVTTIPLLVFDLWQEWKKTDRPNFYISTKPYSFLLMFFFLFLWFSLFSPFGKQDFFYFQF, via the coding sequence TTGGCATTTGGAATTTATTTCTACTCGCAGTGGAACATCAATGCAACGTTTCTATTATTTTTTTCTGTAATTTTCAATTATAGTTTAGCAAAGTATTTGGTTCAGGTTCCCGGGAAAAACAAAAGAGTTTTATTTGTTTTAGGGATTACTGCTAATCTGATTTATTTAGGAATTTTTAAATACTTTGTTTTTGTTTGGGGATTATTCTCTGATTTAAGAATTGGGTTTGGACTTTCTGGCCTTAGTTGGAAACCGGAAATTATTTTACCTATTGGAATTTCCTTTTATACTTTTCATAACATCAGTTATTTGATTGAAGTTTATGATGAAAAAATTCCTCCTTGCAAAAACTTTTTTACTTTTGCAATTTATGATTTGTTTTTCCCATTATTGTTGCTTGGACCCATAGAACGACCAGGGAATTTGATTCCGCAAATTGAATCAAAACAATTCATTTCCAAAGAAAATATTTGGAATGGAATTTCTTTATTTGTATGGGGTGTGTTCATCAAATCGACAATTGCTGATCCCTTTTCCAGGTATGTCGAGCTTCATGCCGAGAGTTTTGAGACTTTGGAACCAGGAATTTTATGGATTGTGGCTCCCGTCATCGCGTTTCAAATTTATGCAGATTTTTTTGGGTATTCTCTTTGTGCGATGGGCCTTGCTGAAATGATGGGTTTTCGGTTGATGAATAATTTCAAAAGACCATTTTTTTCCTCCAATCCTTCTGAGTTTTGGTCCAAATGGCATATTTCCCTTTCTACTTGGTTACGTGATTACGTTTATATAAAGTTAGGTGGAAATAGGCATGGGTTCTTACGAGAGAATACAAATCTTATTGTGGTTTGGTTCCTGGCTGGTATTTGGCATGGTGCCGGTTATGGATTTGTCATTTGGGGATTGTATTTAGGTCTTTGTTTGATTCTCTATCGTATCATGAAACACTATGGGTTAATCAGGTTTGAGAGTCGGCTTCAGTCCTTTTTTGGAATCATTTTTACTTTTTATAGTTTTTCTTTGGGTTTACTTTTATTTAGAATCCATTCACCTTCTGATACCAAACTGATTTTGGAAAACTTATTGTATCCTCCAAAACTTTCTTCCCTTCCGGTAATGATCCTTGTGACTACGATACCATTGTTAGTCTTTGATTTATGGCAAGAGTGGAAAAAAACGGATCGTCCTAATTTTTATATTTCTACAAAACCATATTCGTTTCTCCTTATGTTTTTCTTTTTGTTTCTTTGGTTTTCGTTATTCTCTCCATTTGGAAAACAGGATTTTTTCTATTTCCAGTTTTAG
- a CDS encoding DUF5808 domain-containing protein — protein MSYKEDKNFWGIPYATEISAEAFVKDIWDPSTEEILTPKQFFGLGWGLNLHALGRRAGVIK, from the coding sequence ATGTCATACAAAGAAGATAAAAATTTCTGGGGAATCCCTTACGCAACAGAAATCTCAGCAGAGGCGTTTGTAAAAGATATCTGGGATCCGAGCACTGAGGAGATCCTAACACCAAAACAATTTTTTGGCCTTGGTTGGGGACTTAACTTACATGCTCTTGGTCGAAGAGCGGGTGTGATCAAATAA
- the carA gene encoding glutamine-hydrolyzing carbamoyl-phosphate synthase small subunit, which yields MQAFLVLANGTVMKGRSFGANKNSIGEVVFNTSMAGYQEIITDPSYKGQLVTLTYPMIGNYGINPDDMESDRIQASGLIVKEYVKRPSNFQSKETLSEFLVRFGVPAIEGIDTRKLTRIIRNSGAMSCGIFISETYEDSFLEAVKNAPSMEGQDLAQVVTCEKPYLFGAHSPSKFKLAVYDFGIKRNILKLLDSAGFNVHVFPAKTKAEDLLKDGFDAYFLSNGPGDPAPLDYAIASAKAIMDAKKPLFGICLGHQIIGLALGKKTAKLKFGHRGGNHPVRNEETGKIEITSQNHGFHVLGESSSEMPITRINLFDNTVAGLKTTGLPVMAVQYHPEACPGPHDSAYHFQEFYTMVESSKS from the coding sequence ATGCAGGCTTTTTTGGTTTTAGCAAACGGAACGGTCATGAAGGGCCGATCCTTCGGTGCAAATAAGAATTCGATCGGCGAGGTAGTCTTCAATACCTCTATGGCGGGATATCAGGAAATCATCACTGACCCCTCCTACAAAGGCCAACTCGTGACCCTCACTTATCCTATGATTGGAAACTATGGGATAAATCCCGACGATATGGAATCCGATCGGATCCAGGCTTCTGGACTCATTGTCAAAGAATATGTAAAACGACCTTCCAATTTCCAATCCAAAGAAACTCTGAGTGAGTTTCTCGTTCGATTTGGAGTCCCTGCAATTGAAGGGATTGATACACGTAAACTAACACGCATTATTCGAAACTCTGGAGCAATGTCTTGCGGAATTTTTATCAGCGAAACTTATGAAGATTCTTTTTTAGAGGCAGTAAAAAATGCACCTTCTATGGAAGGTCAAGACCTTGCCCAAGTGGTGACCTGTGAAAAACCATATTTGTTTGGAGCACATTCACCTAGTAAGTTTAAACTTGCTGTTTATGATTTTGGAATCAAAAGAAATATACTCAAACTTCTCGATTCTGCTGGATTCAATGTTCATGTTTTTCCTGCAAAAACAAAAGCTGAAGATCTACTAAAAGATGGATTCGATGCCTACTTTCTCTCCAATGGTCCCGGAGATCCGGCTCCTCTGGATTATGCCATTGCTTCTGCGAAAGCAATCATGGATGCAAAGAAACCTCTTTTTGGAATTTGTCTCGGCCACCAAATCATTGGGCTTGCATTGGGTAAAAAAACAGCAAAACTAAAGTTTGGTCACCGTGGTGGAAACCATCCAGTTCGAAATGAAGAAACTGGTAAAATCGAAATCACATCCCAAAATCATGGCTTCCATGTGTTAGGTGAGTCTTCGAGTGAGATGCCAATCACAAGGATCAATCTATTTGACAATACGGTTGCTGGTCTCAAAACCACTGGCCTTCCTGTGATGGCTGTTCAATACCACCCAGAAGCATGCCCCGGTCCCCATGACTCGGCCTACCATTTCCAAGAATTTTATACTATGGTAGAATCCTCCAAATCCTAA